The Marinilongibacter aquaticus genome has a window encoding:
- a CDS encoding SelT/SelW/SelH family protein, which translates to MKITIIYCPKCGWLLRSAWMAQELLTTFGSELSEVSLKPSLVGGVFQIYADSQLIFDRKTYGGFPEPKTLKQIVRDAVSPDMNLGHADVK; encoded by the coding sequence ATGAAGATTACCATAATTTATTGTCCGAAATGCGGTTGGCTGCTCCGTTCGGCTTGGATGGCCCAAGAGCTGCTGACTACATTTGGAAGTGAATTGAGCGAAGTGAGTTTGAAACCTTCGCTGGTGGGCGGCGTATTTCAAATTTATGCCGATTCGCAATTGATCTTCGACAGAAAAACATACGGTGGATTTCCTGAACCAAAAACTTTAAAACAGATTGTCAGAGATGCTGTTTCACCCGATATGAACCTCGGACATGCGGACGTGAAATGA
- a CDS encoding ABC transporter permease: MNLKENIAEGLRSIQGNMLRAVITASIIALGILALVGILTAVDGIQNNVNQSFSGLGANTFDIVVKQYYGRRRGMVDKVDPPILYREANDFKELFLKKETATVSIYTQASGSAEVKRGSEKTNPNIQIVGCDESYINIKAYSMLSGRNLNDVDLNISAKVAVIGAELAKTLFPKENPLNKNISFFGDRYTIVGVLQQKGNMSDGGDDRVVLIPLTAARQFDTRGNFSYQITTSVQSVQDIQEAIGEAVAVMRRVRRDQIGQEDSFDVERADALIKQTEQITGGMKVGGLVIAIITLLGAAIALMNIMLVSVTERTREIGVRKALGASPQKIRTQFLIEATVICVLGGLVGVILGIFGGNAVASLLFEQTSYLIPWNWIIAGLIVCISVGLISGFYPAYKASKLDPIESLRYE; encoded by the coding sequence ATGAATTTAAAAGAAAACATTGCTGAAGGTCTCCGTTCCATTCAGGGCAACATGCTCAGGGCGGTCATCACGGCTTCCATCATCGCCTTGGGCATTCTGGCTTTGGTGGGTATTCTTACCGCTGTAGACGGCATACAAAACAATGTAAACCAAAGCTTTAGCGGTTTGGGAGCCAATACTTTCGACATCGTGGTGAAACAGTATTACGGCAGAAGACGCGGAATGGTCGACAAGGTCGATCCGCCCATACTTTATCGCGAAGCCAACGATTTCAAAGAGCTGTTTTTAAAGAAAGAAACCGCCACCGTGAGTATTTATACCCAAGCTTCGGGCAGTGCTGAAGTAAAAAGGGGCTCTGAAAAAACCAATCCGAATATTCAGATCGTTGGCTGCGACGAAAGCTATATCAATATCAAGGCATACAGCATGCTCTCAGGTCGAAACCTAAACGATGTCGATCTCAACATTTCGGCAAAAGTGGCTGTAATCGGTGCGGAATTGGCCAAAACATTATTCCCGAAAGAAAATCCACTCAACAAAAACATTTCCTTTTTTGGCGATCGCTACACCATTGTCGGCGTCTTGCAACAAAAGGGAAATATGTCTGATGGAGGCGACGACCGTGTCGTGCTCATTCCTCTGACCGCCGCTCGTCAATTCGACACAAGGGGTAATTTCTCATATCAAATCACCACATCGGTGCAAAGTGTGCAGGATATTCAAGAAGCCATCGGCGAAGCGGTGGCCGTGATGCGAAGGGTGAGAAGAGACCAAATAGGCCAAGAAGACAGTTTTGATGTAGAAAGGGCCGACGCTCTAATCAAGCAAACCGAACAAATTACGGGAGGAATGAAAGTCGGTGGATTGGTGATTGCCATTATCACTTTACTTGGGGCGGCCATTGCTCTGATGAACATCATGCTGGTTTCCGTTACCGAACGCACCAGAGAAATCGGCGTCCGCAAGGCTTTGGGAGCGAGTCCGCAAAAAATCAGAACCCAATTTTTGATCGAAGCTACCGTGATTTGTGTACTTGGTGGGCTAGTGGGTGTAATTTTAGGCATCTTTGGAGGCAACGCTGTCGCTTCATTGCTTTTTGAGCAAACCAGTTACCTCATCCCCTGGAATTGGATCATCGCTGGGCTAATTGTTTGTATTTCAGTGGGTTTGATTTCCGGATTTTATCCCGCATACAAAGCCAGCAAATTGGACCCGATAGAATCTTTACGTTACGAATAA
- a CDS encoding chloride channel protein produces the protein MKHRYHLKSWELKWHRTYRDLKDSRFGLTILQKVPEEILSKIPYEAIPLWIASVLTGLFAVFYERLFEYVEHWSRLLFEWNAYSIFVAAPLFIFAGYWIIDKYCPEAGGSGIPQLMAAVDATGTRHRKLVDRLLNFKVVIFKVISSLLTLFGGGAIGREGPTLQIAGSIFESVYRLIPESWAKVSQKIMLITGGASGLAAAFNTPLGGIVYVVEELTKSHIGKFRTAVFSAVIISGITAQLFLGSYLYLGYPKISPVPLSGILWVVLFAFLSGYLGSLFAQILLKMADFRRNLKNKKLKYLTTLAATLAFALIVFFTGHFAMGSGKPLINAILFESEDQPFYMFFARFFGAILTFGIGGAGGVFATSLSSGASLGTLMVGLLQVPGEYHNLLVLICMIGFLTGVTKSPFTAAILVLEMTDRHSAIFYFLLAGLIAHLASGRLLNKSFYEIRKEEIMEGEEARLAKPKGDPDPESH, from the coding sequence ATGAAACACAGATACCACTTAAAATCTTGGGAGCTCAAATGGCACAGAACCTATCGGGATTTGAAAGATTCCCGATTTGGACTCACCATCCTGCAAAAGGTTCCGGAGGAGATTTTATCGAAAATACCTTACGAGGCCATACCCCTTTGGATCGCCTCTGTGCTCACAGGTCTTTTTGCGGTTTTCTATGAAAGGCTTTTCGAATACGTAGAACATTGGAGCCGCTTGCTTTTCGAATGGAATGCCTATTCCATATTCGTGGCGGCTCCTTTGTTTATTTTTGCAGGTTATTGGATTATCGACAAATACTGCCCAGAAGCCGGAGGAAGCGGGATTCCACAGTTGATGGCCGCCGTAGATGCCACGGGTACAAGACACCGTAAACTTGTTGATCGCCTGCTGAACTTCAAAGTGGTTATTTTCAAAGTCATCAGTAGCTTGCTCACACTTTTTGGCGGCGGAGCCATTGGCCGTGAAGGACCGACCTTGCAAATCGCGGGCTCGATTTTCGAATCTGTCTATCGCCTCATTCCCGAAAGCTGGGCAAAGGTTTCTCAAAAAATAATGTTGATCACGGGCGGAGCTTCTGGACTGGCCGCCGCTTTCAATACGCCCTTAGGAGGAATCGTATATGTGGTAGAGGAACTGACGAAATCGCATATTGGGAAATTCAGAACAGCCGTGTTCAGTGCGGTCATTATTTCCGGTATCACCGCTCAGCTCTTTTTGGGTTCTTATTTGTATTTGGGTTATCCCAAAATCTCGCCCGTGCCATTGAGCGGTATTCTTTGGGTGGTACTTTTTGCCTTTCTTTCTGGCTATTTGGGTTCGCTCTTTGCCCAAATTCTGCTAAAAATGGCTGATTTCAGACGGAATTTGAAAAACAAAAAACTGAAATACCTGACGACCTTGGCCGCAACTTTGGCTTTTGCTCTCATTGTGTTTTTCACCGGACATTTTGCGATGGGTTCGGGAAAGCCTTTGATCAACGCCATCCTTTTTGAATCTGAAGACCAGCCCTTTTATATGTTTTTCGCCCGTTTTTTCGGGGCCATTCTCACTTTTGGCATCGGCGGTGCCGGTGGTGTATTTGCCACTTCCCTATCTTCTGGGGCCAGTTTGGGCACTTTGATGGTCGGTTTGCTTCAAGTGCCGGGCGAATACCACAACCTTTTGGTTTTGATTTGTATGATTGGCTTTCTGACGGGTGTCACCAAATCGCCTTTTACCGCGGCCATTTTGGTTTTGGAAATGACCGACCGCCATTCGGCTATTTTCTATTTTCTTCTGGCAGGCCTTATTGCTCATTTGGCTTCCGGACGCCTGTTGAACAAATCTTTCTACGAAATCCGTAAGGAAGAAATCATGGAAGGGGAAGAAGCCAGACTAGCCAAACCCAAAGGCGATCCTGATCCTGAAAGCCACTAA
- a CDS encoding TetR/AcrR family transcriptional regulator codes for MKNERKITQGPIREKARTMKKLVNAVGSILRKNGYTGLSGYAIAKHAKVDRKLIYAYFGSVDKLIEAYIKKTDFWTPDTNAQVKEILENPRKRGAEDLKALLINQMRAVHGNRDLQQTLLWELAEKNKVLTRVSEEREFLGERLFPFIEDDFNDSGLDLRAILAILISGTYYSALHAANNGSTFCGIDMNGPEGKQRFENALRQMVELCYEKVK; via the coding sequence ATGAAAAACGAACGTAAGATTACGCAAGGGCCTATTCGCGAGAAAGCCAGAACAATGAAGAAACTGGTCAATGCGGTAGGCTCCATCCTTAGGAAAAACGGATACACCGGACTGTCGGGCTACGCCATAGCCAAACACGCCAAAGTGGACAGGAAACTCATTTATGCCTATTTCGGCTCGGTTGACAAATTGATAGAGGCCTACATTAAAAAAACGGATTTCTGGACACCGGATACGAATGCCCAAGTGAAGGAAATACTGGAAAACCCACGTAAAAGGGGGGCCGAAGACCTCAAGGCACTGCTGATAAATCAAATGAGGGCCGTACACGGCAATCGTGACCTGCAGCAGACCCTCCTGTGGGAATTGGCCGAGAAAAACAAGGTACTCACTAGGGTATCGGAAGAGAGGGAGTTCCTGGGAGAACGGCTTTTCCCCTTTATCGAGGATGACTTCAACGATTCGGGCCTTGACCTCAGGGCAATATTGGCCATTCTGATCAGCGGAACTTATTACTCTGCCCTTCACGCGGCAAATAACGGGTCGACTTTCTGCGGGATAGACATGAACGGTCCGGAAGGAAAACAAAGATTTGAAAACGCTCTCAGGCAAATGGTCGAATTGTGCTATGAAAAAGTAAAATAG
- the mobC gene encoding conjugal transfer protein MobC, whose translation MRIGIADMHTGENEQALRKVLDMTRLMAVAVLLLHFYYCCYGAFQVWALSSAFSDRILANIHSTGLFDGFHRAKLIALALLLTSLLGAKGKRDGKLKVRRALVYLFSGLFIYFASFLCLKLYVPLIGEAILYMALTSMGFLLVLKGGVLFSRIVWDSLKGMDIFNRENETFPQEERLLENEYSVNLPAVYRLRLKQRKSWINIINPFRGILVLGTPGSGKSYFVIRHVITQHIRKGFAMFVYDFKFDDLSKIVYNTWLRYRHLYPRAPGFYVIDFDDLARSHRCNPLEPSAMTDITDAAESARTILMGLNREWIRRQGDFFVESPINFLTAVIWYLKKYRDGEFCTLPHVIELMQMDYDSLFTLLRSEREIEVLINPFVNAYLNDVMEQLEGQVASAKVAMARLSSPQLYYVLSGNDFNLDINNPEEPKIVCMGNNPQKIQIYGAVLSLYVNRLVKLVNQRGKLKCSLIFDEFPTIYLNNMDGLIATARSNKVSTCLGIQDFSQLRKDYGREQAEVIMNITGNLISGQVMGDSAKQLSERFGKIMQDRESYSINRSDTSISRSRQLEMAIPPSNISGLSSGEFVGMVADNPDCKIGLKAFHCQIVNDHRALKSEEEGYREMEVVRKLDASMVGRNYLQIKQDVQDIVQSEIERLLNDPGMRHLVLKKT comes from the coding sequence TTGAGAATAGGGATTGCGGATATGCATACGGGCGAGAATGAACAGGCGTTGAGGAAAGTGCTGGACATGACCAGATTGATGGCCGTGGCTGTCCTGCTTTTGCATTTCTATTATTGCTGCTACGGGGCTTTCCAGGTTTGGGCATTGAGCAGTGCCTTTTCTGACCGCATCTTGGCCAATATCCACAGTACCGGACTTTTTGACGGTTTTCACAGGGCCAAGCTGATAGCCCTGGCCCTCTTGCTCACCTCCCTTTTGGGGGCTAAAGGGAAAAGGGATGGGAAACTGAAAGTCCGGAGAGCCCTGGTCTATCTGTTTTCTGGGCTGTTCATCTATTTCGCCAGTTTCCTTTGCCTGAAGCTTTACGTACCGCTCATCGGGGAGGCCATCCTGTACATGGCACTGACCTCGATGGGCTTCCTCCTCGTGCTCAAGGGAGGGGTTCTGTTTTCAAGGATAGTTTGGGACAGCTTGAAGGGCATGGATATTTTCAATCGGGAGAACGAGACCTTTCCCCAAGAGGAAAGGCTGCTGGAAAACGAGTATTCCGTCAACCTGCCGGCCGTCTACAGGTTAAGGCTCAAGCAGAGGAAAAGCTGGATCAATATCATTAACCCCTTCCGGGGGATTCTTGTGCTGGGAACGCCCGGTTCGGGCAAATCGTACTTTGTGATACGGCATGTCATCACCCAGCATATCCGCAAGGGCTTTGCGATGTTCGTGTACGATTTCAAGTTTGATGACCTGTCCAAGATAGTTTACAATACATGGTTAAGGTACCGGCACCTTTACCCAAGGGCTCCGGGGTTCTACGTCATCGATTTCGATGACCTGGCACGCAGCCACAGGTGCAACCCACTTGAACCCTCGGCGATGACCGACATCACCGATGCGGCCGAAAGTGCACGGACGATATTGATGGGGCTGAACCGTGAGTGGATAAGGCGTCAAGGCGATTTTTTCGTCGAATCGCCAATCAATTTCCTGACTGCCGTGATCTGGTACCTGAAAAAATACAGGGATGGGGAATTCTGTACCCTGCCCCATGTGATCGAGTTGATGCAGATGGACTATGACAGCCTTTTCACCCTTTTGCGGTCCGAAAGGGAGATTGAAGTGCTCATCAATCCCTTTGTGAATGCCTATTTGAATGATGTGATGGAGCAGTTGGAGGGGCAGGTGGCCTCGGCCAAAGTGGCGATGGCCAGGCTTTCTTCTCCCCAACTGTATTATGTCCTTTCCGGCAATGATTTCAATCTGGACATCAACAACCCGGAGGAGCCGAAGATAGTCTGCATGGGCAACAATCCTCAGAAAATACAGATCTACGGAGCTGTATTGTCGCTGTATGTGAACCGCTTGGTGAAATTGGTCAACCAAAGGGGAAAGCTGAAATGCAGCCTGATCTTTGATGAGTTTCCCACAATCTATCTCAACAACATGGACGGTCTGATTGCCACGGCCCGCAGCAACAAAGTTTCGACCTGTCTGGGCATACAGGATTTCAGTCAGCTCCGGAAGGATTACGGACGTGAACAGGCCGAAGTGATCATGAATATCACAGGGAATCTGATAAGTGGTCAGGTAATGGGAGATTCGGCCAAGCAATTGTCCGAACGCTTCGGGAAAATCATGCAGGACAGGGAAAGCTATTCGATAAACAGGAGCGATACGTCCATCAGCCGTTCCCGGCAGTTGGAAATGGCCATACCCCCATCTAATATATCAGGCCTTAGTTCGGGCGAATTCGTGGGCATGGTGGCCGACAACCCGGATTGTAAAATCGGGCTTAAGGCTTTCCATTGCCAGATCGTCAATGACCACAGGGCACTGAAGTCGGAAGAGGAGGGCTACAGAGAGATGGAAGTGGTCCGGAAATTGGACGCGTCCATGGTTGGACGGAATTACCTACAGATAAAGCAGGATGTGCAGGACATTGTGCAGTCGGAAATCGAACGTTTGCTGAACGATCCGGGCATGAGGCACTTGGTACTTAAGAAAACCTGA
- a CDS encoding AraC family transcriptional regulator: MGLRVRRWMEKVHSGLSNGIGSTEASLRLLIARTIEWYGILLRERKQEPAYIVKEFVDAHFRQPGLSYKTVSGHLGLAERSMRNQFKSEFNISIWAYCISLRVQTAHELMKANGLLAGEVFDLVGYSDESSLRYHMRKFRL; the protein is encoded by the coding sequence ATGGGACTCAGGGTCAGGCGTTGGATGGAAAAAGTCCATTCCGGACTTTCCAATGGTATCGGGTCTACGGAAGCCTCCCTCAGGCTATTGATTGCCCGAACAATAGAGTGGTACGGCATTCTTTTACGTGAACGGAAACAAGAGCCCGCCTATATCGTCAAGGAGTTTGTGGACGCCCATTTCCGGCAGCCCGGGCTCAGTTACAAAACAGTCTCCGGCCATCTGGGCCTTGCGGAACGCAGCATGCGGAACCAATTCAAGTCCGAGTTCAACATCAGCATCTGGGCATACTGCATTTCACTCAGGGTACAGACCGCCCATGAGCTGATGAAAGCCAATGGTCTGCTTGCGGGCGAAGTATTCGATCTGGTCGGCTACAGCGACGAGAGTAGCCTGAGATACCATATGCGTAAATTCCGCCTCTAA
- a CDS encoding plasmid mobilization protein: MKEKKPNRTRSVGVRLTPEEYAEIESGWRASTCRKLSEYLRSSLFERPVVTAYRNGSADDFIEEMGRLRMELNRLGNNFNQTVKKLHGIGGLAEFRNWCTLWEREKHSLFDKVEEIKEQIRKFTVAWLQ; encoded by the coding sequence ATGAAAGAAAAGAAACCAAACAGGACACGTTCTGTCGGTGTTCGCCTGACCCCAGAGGAATATGCCGAAATCGAAAGCGGGTGGCGGGCCAGTACCTGCCGCAAATTGAGCGAATACCTGCGAAGCAGCCTTTTTGAAAGGCCGGTGGTCACCGCCTATCGGAACGGTTCGGCCGATGATTTTATTGAAGAGATGGGCAGGTTGCGAATGGAATTGAACCGCTTGGGCAACAATTTCAACCAGACCGTTAAAAAACTCCACGGGATCGGCGGGCTTGCTGAATTCAGGAACTGGTGCACCCTTTGGGAAAGGGAAAAGCATTCCCTTTTTGATAAGGTGGAAGAGATCAAGGAGCAGATCCGAAAATTCACGGTGGCATGGTTGCAGTGA
- a CDS encoding MauE/DoxX family redox-associated membrane protein has protein sequence MKRNAPVLVLLLLWIPVTLDELLHFDQFRAGILQQPFSDSLAKVLVPVLLILEALTAACLTQSRFRPQGLLLSAMLLLAFNAYIALALSGFWKELPCNCGALIHQLNWEQHFLFNLFFLLVSGYGYILWKPKRGGPVGGGATEG, from the coding sequence ATGAAAAGGAATGCTCCGGTACTCGTTTTGTTGCTGCTTTGGATACCCGTAACCCTGGACGAACTGCTGCACTTCGACCAGTTCAGGGCAGGGATACTCCAACAACCTTTCAGCGACTCCCTGGCGAAGGTACTGGTGCCGGTACTGCTGATTTTGGAAGCCCTTACTGCGGCCTGTCTGACCCAGTCGCGTTTCAGGCCACAGGGCCTTCTGCTTTCGGCCATGCTACTGCTCGCCTTCAACGCCTACATTGCCTTGGCCCTCTCCGGTTTCTGGAAAGAATTGCCCTGCAACTGTGGAGCCCTGATTCACCAACTGAACTGGGAGCAGCATTTCCTTTTCAACCTGTTTTTCCTACTGGTCAGTGGATACGGATACATTCTTTGGAAACCGAAACGAGGTGGGCCCGTGGGAGGTGGGGCCACCGAGGGCTAG
- a CDS encoding aminotransferase class I/II-fold pyridoxal phosphate-dependent enzyme: MSKNYTFLSLRDFEYIPGANINKRAVATGEYLDALESARMLNYRLPSLSGCGPVLCLADHGHIQKGEYVSFVSNDYLGFTQHPLIKQTALGAIESYGTGAGASPLIGGYYDFHRQIEEGLAQFFHRPQGSALIYTTGYTANSATLLSLLNKDDIAIVDMAVHTSVYEGIGTTNTKRFPHNDLQSLERVLQSTANRYTTRLVIVDGVYSQDGDIAPLREILSLCRSYGALIMVDDAHGIGVLGKTGRGALELFGLLGQADFITGTFSKTFAYVGGYVIADPKVIRYLQYQSRQYAFSASAPPSVLVVGKALELIGREPHWRQRLWENIEYFKNGLEILKLDMGTTQSAIIPVKIGDRQKTLDLGRILLENGIYTNPITYPAVSLKDARIRMSVIATHTRSHLDKALNVFEYAAKKLNITGLSTWSHEKRT; this comes from the coding sequence ATGAGCAAAAATTACACCTTCCTGAGCCTAAGGGACTTTGAGTATATCCCCGGGGCAAACATTAACAAGCGGGCCGTTGCCACCGGCGAATATCTGGACGCTCTGGAATCGGCCCGCATGTTGAACTATCGCCTTCCTTCCCTTTCCGGTTGCGGCCCCGTACTCTGCCTGGCCGATCATGGGCACATACAGAAAGGGGAATACGTGAGCTTCGTCAGCAACGACTATCTTGGCTTCACACAGCACCCCCTGATCAAGCAGACCGCTCTGGGTGCCATAGAGAGTTACGGCACCGGTGCCGGGGCTTCCCCCCTTATCGGAGGATACTACGATTTCCACCGGCAGATAGAAGAGGGGCTTGCCCAGTTCTTCCACCGGCCCCAAGGTTCGGCCCTGATCTATACCACCGGATACACGGCAAACAGTGCCACTTTGCTGAGTCTGCTCAACAAGGATGATATTGCCATTGTGGATATGGCCGTGCATACCAGTGTCTACGAGGGCATTGGCACCACCAATACCAAGCGGTTCCCGCACAATGACCTGCAGAGCCTGGAAAGGGTGCTGCAGAGCACGGCCAACCGGTACACGACCCGTTTGGTCATAGTGGACGGCGTGTATTCTCAGGACGGTGACATCGCCCCCCTGCGGGAAATATTATCACTGTGCCGAAGTTATGGAGCCCTTATCATGGTCGACGATGCCCATGGCATAGGCGTGCTCGGCAAGACGGGACGGGGTGCACTTGAACTCTTCGGCCTTCTGGGTCAGGCCGACTTCATTACCGGAACCTTCAGCAAGACATTTGCCTACGTTGGGGGCTATGTGATTGCCGATCCCAAAGTGATCCGCTACCTTCAGTACCAATCCCGTCAATATGCGTTCTCGGCCTCGGCACCCCCTTCGGTGCTTGTGGTAGGCAAGGCCCTTGAATTGATCGGCCGGGAGCCGCATTGGAGACAGAGACTCTGGGAGAATATCGAATATTTCAAAAATGGCCTGGAAATCCTTAAACTGGACATGGGCACCACCCAGTCGGCCATCATTCCGGTCAAGATTGGTGACCGTCAGAAAACCCTGGATCTGGGGCGGATACTGCTGGAGAACGGAATATACACCAACCCAATTACCTATCCCGCGGTTTCGCTCAAAGATGCCCGCATCAGAATGAGCGTGATCGCCACGCACACCCGCTCCCATCTGGACAAAGCCTTGAATGTGTTTGAATATGCAGCCAAAAAGTTGAATATTACAGGTCTTAGTACCTGGTCACATGAAAAACGAACGTAA
- a CDS encoding relaxase/mobilization nuclease domain-containing protein: MVAVIKTGYSIHRMLSYNENKVRQGLADCIGAGNYPLDPVYMDFGMKIARFLKRMELNGTARRTSVHVSLNFDVSESHFSDVKMLEIAEGYLQRIGFGEQPYLVYRHNDAGHPHVHLVTTNIGTDGRRIDLHHLAIRKSEPARKALEEEFGLVRAQVSESLGAQRSRQVPPIPAKYGKSQTKRTIQNILDAVIPHYRYSSLPELNAVLSLYNVRAERGMENSRVYRTGGLFYRVLDSGGDSVGVPLKASLFYNKPTLRYLEMKFAVNASKRKPFGKRIRNEIDRALLSGEVSMQGLERILAEKAIALVKRHGTNGVLYGITYVDHRTKCVFKGSDLGKAFSAGALMGRCSPASPSDGGFGWPFTGGGTQGEYVSRVPDVPAGLAGRKEGVLEVLARAEQVPEPPPAQFRRKRKKRTRSKFKG, translated from the coding sequence ATGGTTGCAGTGATCAAAACGGGTTATTCGATTCACCGTATGCTGTCCTACAACGAAAACAAGGTCCGGCAGGGACTTGCCGACTGCATTGGTGCGGGGAACTATCCGCTGGATCCTGTCTATATGGATTTTGGCATGAAGATTGCACGGTTTCTGAAACGTATGGAACTGAACGGAACGGCAAGAAGGACCAGTGTGCACGTCTCGCTGAATTTCGATGTCTCCGAAAGTCACTTTTCGGATGTCAAAATGCTGGAAATAGCCGAGGGCTATCTTCAAAGGATAGGCTTCGGGGAGCAGCCCTACCTGGTCTATCGGCACAATGACGCGGGGCATCCCCACGTGCATTTGGTGACTACGAATATCGGGACGGACGGCAGGCGGATCGACCTGCACCATTTGGCGATACGCAAGTCGGAACCGGCCCGTAAGGCCCTGGAAGAAGAGTTTGGACTGGTCCGTGCCCAAGTCTCTGAATCCCTTGGGGCACAAAGGTCCCGGCAGGTGCCGCCCATCCCGGCCAAATATGGAAAATCACAGACCAAAAGAACCATACAGAATATTCTGGATGCCGTGATCCCGCACTACAGGTATTCCAGTTTGCCCGAGCTAAATGCCGTGCTTTCCCTTTACAATGTAAGGGCCGAAAGGGGGATGGAAAATTCCAGGGTGTACCGGACCGGAGGCCTTTTTTACAGGGTTCTGGATTCGGGAGGGGACAGTGTGGGTGTCCCACTCAAGGCTAGCCTTTTCTACAACAAGCCCACACTGCGGTACCTTGAGATGAAATTCGCAGTGAACGCATCCAAAAGGAAGCCCTTTGGGAAACGGATAAGAAATGAAATAGACAGGGCCCTGCTGTCAGGGGAAGTGTCCATGCAGGGTTTGGAAAGGATTCTGGCCGAGAAAGCGATTGCTTTGGTCAAAAGGCACGGCACGAACGGGGTGCTGTACGGCATTACCTATGTGGACCACAGGACAAAATGCGTCTTCAAGGGCAGTGACCTGGGGAAGGCCTTCTCGGCAGGGGCACTGATGGGCAGGTGCTCGCCTGCCAGCCCTTCCGACGGCGGTTTCGGGTGGCCTTTCACCGGGGGTGGCACTCAAGGTGAATATGTCAGCCGAGTGCCAGATGTACCGGCTGGATTGGCGGGCCGAAAGGAAGGTGTTTTAGAGGTTTTGGCCAGGGCTGAACAAGTCCCGGAGCCTCCGCCTGCCCAGTTCAGGAGGAAAAGGAAAAAAAGGACGAGAAGTAAGTTCAAAGGTTGA
- a CDS encoding asparagine synthetase B, whose amino-acid sequence MKRSILPLIIFFLSFFRLSANYLLVPMDDSQTDHLKSYGLVYWMLSEHDIEVDWLLNYRGGSFMAPVAQILINECIIRNISYEVISDAEADQIIGIVKNPDANMDDVKLQKAPKIAVYTPKSAQPWDDAVTLALSYAEIKYDKVFDDEVLDGKLPEYDWLHLHHEDFTGQYGKFITMRGQTWYQEQKAEAENTAQKYGYQKVSQLKLGVAKKIQEFVLGGGYMFAMCNATDTYDIALSANGLDIVESPYDGDGADINADAKLDFSQTFAFQNFHLIYDPYVTEFSDIDHTSRERKVNEANDYFDLFEFSAKWDPIPTMLTQNHQSVIKGFMGQTTAFKKQLIKPDVIVMAENRSLDEARYIHGTAGKGFWTFYGGHDPEDYQHYVGEEPTDLNLHPNSAGYRLILNNVLFPAAKKKKLKT is encoded by the coding sequence ATGAAACGAAGCATATTACCGCTCATCATTTTTTTCCTTTCATTCTTTCGTCTTTCAGCGAATTACCTGCTCGTGCCCATGGACGATTCGCAAACAGATCACCTGAAATCCTATGGTTTGGTGTACTGGATGCTGAGTGAACATGACATTGAAGTAGACTGGCTTTTGAACTATCGCGGAGGCAGCTTTATGGCTCCAGTGGCTCAAATACTCATCAATGAGTGCATTATTCGGAACATCAGTTATGAAGTGATTTCGGATGCCGAGGCCGATCAGATTATTGGTATTGTGAAAAATCCGGATGCAAACATGGACGACGTCAAATTGCAAAAGGCTCCGAAAATAGCGGTATATACACCCAAAAGTGCTCAACCTTGGGACGATGCCGTAACCTTGGCCCTCAGCTATGCCGAAATAAAATACGACAAGGTGTTTGACGATGAGGTGTTGGACGGGAAATTGCCCGAATACGATTGGCTGCATTTACACCACGAAGATTTCACGGGACAGTATGGTAAATTCATCACCATGAGAGGCCAAACTTGGTATCAAGAACAGAAGGCCGAAGCCGAAAATACAGCCCAAAAGTACGGTTACCAAAAGGTGAGCCAGCTGAAATTGGGTGTAGCCAAGAAAATACAGGAATTCGTGTTGGGCGGAGGCTACATGTTTGCGATGTGCAATGCCACAGATACATACGACATTGCTTTGTCGGCCAATGGTTTGGATATCGTGGAGTCGCCCTACGACGGAGACGGGGCAGATATAAACGCCGATGCGAAATTGGATTTTTCGCAAACTTTTGCGTTTCAGAATTTTCATTTGATCTACGATCCTTATGTCACCGAATTTTCGGATATCGACCATACCAGCCGGGAAAGGAAAGTGAATGAGGCCAACGATTATTTCGATCTCTTCGAATTTTCGGCCAAATGGGATCCGATTCCTACTATGCTTACGCAAAATCACCAAAGCGTGATCAAAGGCTTTATGGGACAAACGACCGCTTTTAAGAAGCAGTTGATCAAGCCGGATGTTATCGTGATGGCCGAAAACCGAAGCTTGGATGAAGCCCGATACATTCATGGCACAGCAGGCAAGGGCTTTTGGACATTTTATGGCGGGCACGATCCTGAAGATTACCAGCATTATGTGGGCGAAGAACCCACAGACTTGAACTTGCACCCCAATTCTGCAGGTTACCGCTTGATTCTGAACAATGTGCTTTTCCCTGCGGCGAAGAAAAAGAAACTGAAAACCTAA